Proteins from one Malania oleifera isolate guangnan ecotype guangnan chromosome 4, ASM2987363v1, whole genome shotgun sequence genomic window:
- the LOC131153259 gene encoding uncharacterized protein LOC131153259 yields MAGLTFGRLSPSLHKSKSMRFLFCSYFSGNGFDFTSLPAQSPALHNSCSVSSSIPLCHLRGLPMKSSSALASSVTLRPLSTKSPEEGTEDNEEDEQNHQYEEGDIIDEWEEEDDTEPEIGDGGDGGGVVLQNVPWGERVLCIAREVLLQFGDDMKLFAFKTTPRGYIYVRLDKLSNKYGCPSMVEIEGYNQQYKKRLDETGALGEIPDDLAVEVSSPGAERILKVPDDLHRFKDMPMRVCYVEDVESKQMEKDGIFLLESIDLESESCEWKLANVKENRDLLSKGRLFSRKMKDWRLKLPYAMCTKVTLYLEY; encoded by the exons ATGGCCGGCTTGACTTTTGGAAGGCTCTCGCCAAGTTTACATAAATCAAAATCGATGAGATTCCTCTTCTGTTCATATTTTTCTGGGAATGGGTTCGATTTTACATCTCTCCCTGCACAATCCCCTGCCCTCCATAATTCTTGTTCCGTATCTTCTTCGATTCCTCTTTGTCATTTGCGTGGTTTGCCCATGAAATCATCCTCCGCCCTTGCTTCTTCTGTGACTCTGCGACCACTAAGCACCAAATCCCCGGAAGAAGGTACTGAGGATAATGAAGAAGACGAACAGAATCATCAAT ACGAAGAGGGTGATATTATTGATGAATGGGAGGAAGAGGATGATACTGAACCTGAG ATTGGAGATGGAGGAGATGGTGGTGGAGTTGTATTGCAGAATGTCCCTTGGGGTGAGCGTGTCTTATGCATTGCTCGTGAAGTCTTGCTGCAGTTTGGTGATGACATGAAACTCTTCGCTTTCAAGACAACTCCTCGGGGATACATTTATGTGAGACTAGACAAACTCTCAAACAA ATATGGATGTCCAAGCATGGTGGAGATTGAAGGTTACAATCAACAATATAAGAAAAGATTAGATGAAACAGGAGCGCTGGGAGAAATTCCTGATGATTTGGCAGTTGAG GTGTCATCCCCTGGTGCTGAGCGGATTCTAAAGGTACCAGATGACTTGCATCGGTTCAAAGACATGCCTATGAGAGTCTGCTACGTGGAAGATGTGGAATCTAAACAGATGGAAAAGGATGGAATTTTCTTGTTGGAGTCCATTGATTTGGAATCAGAGAGCTGTGAGTGGAAGTTGGCAAATGTGAAGGAAAATCGGGACCTTTTAAGCAAAGGTAGACTTTTTAGTCGTAAAATGAAGGATTGGAGATTGAAACTGCCTTATGCAATGTGCACAAAAGTAACTTTATATCTTGAGTATTGA